A single region of the Lotus japonicus ecotype B-129 chromosome 4, LjGifu_v1.2 genome encodes:
- the LOC130710172 gene encoding D-aminoacyl-tRNA deacylase, whose protein sequence is MFVRSIRSCPVRPQPTFQAAKHQYRGFHSSKQVSIVSNSKSSSLFATNPPLPSTSTSTSTHLRRYKQEQQRETLSLSKKAMVALLVATRSDSASINPANALLAMPGWQPGPDFQDDMKSFVNEGLRVLLHGKSIVVEDDLDKRWEEVTGEVVDEVIFFSKHTAVSNKPALTVHPIGVPHLREGDVPPQGGKPGWAALPNPRMGPWLRLLKKIAEARNLVPEFEITLEATHHGPVTNKPTMFLEIGSTDDYWKRLDAAEVMAQLVWEGLGLGGGTDIGNWGRENDKKKVLLGIGGGHYAPRHMDVVLKDDVWVGHLLSGYSLPMEDPNNAKGERNTEIGGTWKESIKAAYEASKSAFPGGEILAHLDHKSFKGWQKNAITGFLTEQNIKIGKPNNFY, encoded by the exons ATGTTTGTTCGTAGTATTCGTTCCTGTCCAGTTAGGCCCCAACCAACTTTCCAAGCCGCCAAGCACCAATACCGTGGGTTCCATTCTTCAAAACAAGTTTCCATCGTTTCCAATTCTAAATCTTCATCCCTCTTTGCCACAAACCCACCTTTACcttcaacttcaacttcaaCCTCAACCCATCTTCGAAGGTATAAACAGGAACAACAGAGAGAAaccctttctctctctaagaaaGCAATGGTGGCGCTACTTGTAGCAACCAGGTCCGACTCGGCTTCCATCAACCCGGCCAATGCCCTATTGGCCATGCCCGGTTGGCAACCCGGACCCGATTTCCAG GATGATATGAAGAGCTTTGTGAATGAAGGGTTGAGGGTTTTGCTGCATGGGAAGAGTATAGTGGTGGAAGATGACTTGGACAAGAGATGGGAAGAGGTTACAGGAGAGGTTGTTGATGAAGTCATCTTCTTTAGCAAGCACACAGCTGTTTCTAACAAACCTGCACTAACTGTTCACCCTATTG GAGTTCCTCATTTGCGTGAAGGGGATGTTCCGCCTCAAGGCGGAAAACCTGGATGGGCAGCGCTGCCAAATCCTAGGATGGGACCTTGGCTTCGACTTTTAAAAAAGATTGCTGAGGCTCGTAATCTGGTTCCTGAATTTGAG ATTACTTTGGAGGCCACTCATCATGGACCAGTGACTAATAAGCCAACCATGTTTCTAGAGATTG GTAGTACAGATGACTATTGGAAGAGACTAGATGCTGCTGAAGTTATGGCTCAG TTAGTCTGGGAAGGACTTGGACTTGGAGGAGGAACAGATATAGGAAACTGGGGCAG GGAGAATGATAAGAAGAAAGTCCTTCTTGGGATAGGTGGTGGACATTATGCACCTCGGCATATGGATGTAGTACT GAAAGATGATGTTTGGGTGGGGCACCTGCTTTCTGGATATTCACTGCCAATGGAAGACCCAAACAATGCAAAGGGAGAAAGAAATACAGAGATCGGTGGTACTTGGAAAGAGTCTATAAAAGCTGCATATGAGGCCTCTAAATCTGCTTTTCCTGGTGGTGAAATTCTTGCACATCTTGACCACAA GAGTTTCAAAGGCTGGCAAAAAAACGCTATCACAGGATTCCTCACAGAGCAGAATATAAAAATTGGAAAGCCAAATAACTTCTATTGA
- the LOC130714253 gene encoding truncated transcription factor CAULIFLOWER A-like: protein MGRGRVQLKRIENKINRQVTFSKRRAGLLKKAHEISVLCDAEVALIVFSHKGKLFEYATDSCMEKILERYERYAYAERQLVANDSESQGNWTIEYTRLKAKIDLLQRNHRHYMGEDLGSMSLKELQSLEQQLDTALKHIRTRRNQLMYESISELQKKEKVIQEQNNMLAKKIKEKEKIAAQQQHAQWDHPNHGVNAPFLMQQPLPTLNMGGNYREDHAPDVGRNELDLTLEPLYSCHLGCF, encoded by the exons atgggaAGGGGTAGAGTTCAGCTGAAGAGGATAGAGAACAAGATCAATCGGCAGGTAACTTTCTCCAAAAGGAGAGCTGGGCTTCTCAAGAAAGCTCATGAGATCTCTGTTCTCTGCGATGCTGAGGTCGCTTTGATTGTCTTCTCCCACAAAGGAAAGCTCTTTGAATATGCCACCGATTCTTG CATGGAGAAGATACTGGAGCGCTATGAAAGGTATGCCTATGCAGAGAGACAGCTAGTTGCAAATGATTCTGAATCACAG GGAAATTGGACTATTGAGTATACTAGACTCAAGGCAAAGATTGACCTTTTGCAGAGGAACCACAG GCACTATATGGGAGAAGATTTGGGTTCAATGAGTCTCAAAGAACTTCAGAGTCTGGAGCAGCAGTTAGATACTGCTCTCAAGCACATTCGTACACGCAGA AACCAACTCATGTACGAGTCCATTTCGGAGCTTCAGAAAAAG GAGAAAGTGATTCAGGAGCAGAATAACATGCTTGCAAAAAAG ATCAAGGAGAAAGAAAAGATTGCAGCCCAGCAGCAGCACGCACAATGGGATCATCCAAACCATGGAGTTAATGCACCTTTCTTAATGCAACAGCCACTTCCAACTTTGAACATGGG TGGCAATTACCGTGAAGATCATGCTCCAGATGTTGGCAGGAATGAGCTTGACCTGACTCTGGAACCTTTGTATTCCTGCCACCTTGGATGCTTTTGA